From a single Brassica napus cultivar Da-Ae chromosome C9, Da-Ae, whole genome shotgun sequence genomic region:
- the LOC106386450 gene encoding adenine/guanine permease AZG2-like — translation MYLASSTCISSLNSSYFVSFPLLVSVMGRETKVCKSWNEIKKHLNDTVSKSIVGRYFKLEARKSNFTTELRAATATFLTMAYIITVNATILADSGATCSFHDHDCSTDSGSSSPKPNCVLGSNQGYEECLARVKKDLVVATSLSAMVGSLAMGLLANLPFGLAPGMGANAYIAYDVVGFRGSGSISYHTAMAIVLLEGCAFLAVSALGLRGRLARLIPQTVRLACAVGIGMFIAFVGLQMNQGVGLVGPDKSTLVTLTACSETDPVTGACLGGKMESPTFWLAVVGFLITSYGLMKNVKGGMIYGIVFVTVVSWFRNTQVTTFPHTPLGDSNYNYFTKVVDFHKIQSTLGAISFTEFRKSEVWVAFATLFYVDLLGTTGVLYTMAEIGGFVEEDGKFEGEYTAYLVDAGSSVVGSALGVTTTATFVESSAGLKEGGKTGLTAVIIGMYFLVSMFLTPLVTNVPRWAVGPSLVMVGVMMMGVVKDIRWGETKEAVTAFITILLMPLTYSIANGIIAGIGIYLALSMYDIVSGIVTWLNGVRKRVMREHNQVFSDATVEIV, via the coding sequence ATGTATCTGGCATCCTCCACCTGCATTTCCTCCCTAAATTCctcatattttgtttcttttcctcTCTTGGTTTCCGTCATGGGGAGAGAGACGAAGGTGTGCAAGTCATGGAACGAAATTAAGAAACATCTAAATGATACCGTTTCAAAGAGCATAGTCGGTCGTTACttcaagctagaagcaagaaaaTCAAATTTCACAACCGAACTACGAGCTGCAACAGCCACATTCCTCACCATGGCTTACATCATTACCGTAAACGCCACCATCCTAGCTGACTCTGGTGCCACTTGCTCCTTCCATGACCATGACTGCTCCACCGACTCTGGTTCTTCATCACCTAAACCGAACTGCGTCCTTGGCTCCAACCAAGGCTACGAAGAATGTCTTGCGAGGGTCAAAAAGGACCTCGTTGTAGCCACATCTTTGTCAGCCATGGTGGGATCTTTAGCTATGGGGTTGTTAGCTAATCTCCCATTCGGACTTGCTCCTGGTATGGGTGCCAACGCTTACATCGCATACGACGTGGTTGGTTTTCGCGGTTCCGGTTCAATCTCTTACCATACCGCTATGGCCATTGTGCTACTCGAGGGATGCGCATTTCTTGCAGTGTCTGCTTTAGGACTCCGCGGAAGACTGGCTCGTCTCATCCCTCAAACGGTGAGACTAGCATGCGCTGTTGGTATCGGAATGTTCATTGCCTTTGTTGGTTTGCAGATGAACCAAGGTGTTGGTCTTGTGGGACCCGATAAGTCAACTTTAGTAACGTTGACCGCATGCTCAGAGACAGATCCAGTCACCGGAGCTTGTCTGGGAGGGAAAATGGAGAGTCCTACGTTTTGGTTAGCAGTCGTCGGGTTTCTCATAACGAGCTACGGTCTCATGAAGAACGTCAAGGGGGGTATGATATATGGAATCGTTTTCGTTACGGTTGTTTCTTGGTTTAGAAACACCCAAGTCACAACCTTTCCTCACACTCCTCTCGGTGACTCAAACTATAACTACTTCACAAAAGTTGTTGACTTTCACAAGATCCAGTCAACGTTAGGAGCTATAAGCTTCACGGAGTTTAGAAAGAGCGAGGTTTGGGTCGCGTTCGCTACTCTCTTTTACGTCGATCTCCTTGGCACGACTGGAGTACTCTACACGATGGCTGAGATCGGAGGCTTCGTGGAGGAGGACGGAAAGTTCGAAGGAGAATACACTGCCTACTTAGTGGACGCAGGCTCCTCCGTTGTGGGGTCAGCGTTAGGCGTTACAACGACAGCGACTTTTGTGGAATCTTCTGCGGGTTTGAAAGAAGGAGGGAAAACGGGGTTAACGGCCGTTATCATCGGTATGTACTTCTTGGTGTCCATGTTCTTGACGCCGTTAGTGACTAACGTGCCTAGGTGGGCGGTGGGACCGTCACTAGTGATGGTTGGTGTGATGATGATGGGAGTTGTGAAAGATATTAGATGGGGAGAGACTAAAGAAGCCGTTACGGCGTTTATAACGATCTTGCTGATGCCGTTGACTTATTCCATTGCTAATGGGATTATTGCTGGTATTGGTATATATCTTGCTCTAAGCATGTACGATATCGTTTCGGGAATCGTCACGTGGCTTAACGGAGTTAGGAAACGGGTCATGAGAGAACATAATCAAGTTTTCTCTGACGCAACCGTCGAGATCGTATGA